A portion of the Parambassis ranga chromosome 22, fParRan2.1, whole genome shotgun sequence genome contains these proteins:
- the pax9 gene encoding paired box protein Pax-9 has product MEPAFGEVNQLGGVFVNGRPLPNAVRLRIVELAQLGIRPCDISRQLRVSHGCVSKILARYNETGSILPGAIGGSKPRVTTPTVVKHIRTYKQRDPGIFAWEIRDRLLADGVCDKFNLPSVSSISRILRNKIGNLSQQSQYDSGKQAPHPPPQPTLPYNHLYSYPSSKVPTPPGMPTLPGHMAMHRIWPSSHSVTDILGIRSITEQQISDSPSFSSAKLEEWSAINRTNFPAASSPLVSGMDKAHLEPDAKYTQTPNGLPTVNSYVTAPSIPPYHHPTTQVSPYMGYSATTSAYVTGPTWQPASGSALSPHSCDIPTPLAFKSMTANRDAIHPVAASAL; this is encoded by the exons ATGG AGCCTGCCTTCGGTGAAGTGAACCAACTCGGTGGTGTTTTCGTAAACGGCAGGCCGCTACCCAACGCCGTCCGCCTCAGGATAGTGGAACTGGCCCAGCTTGGGATTCGACCCTGTGACATTAGCAGACAGCTGCGCGTCTCCCATGGCTGCGTCAGTAAGATCCTGGCCCGCTACAACGAGACCGGTTCCATCCTCCCAGGGGCCATCGGAGGCAGCAAGCCGCGGGTCACCACACCCACCGTTGTCAAACACATACGGACATACAAGCAGAGAGACCCGGGGATTTTTGCCTGGGAGATCCGGGACAGGCTACTCGCCGACGGGGTTTGCGACAAGTTCAACTTGCCCTCTGTCAGCTCCATTAGTCGGATCCTCCGGAACAAGATTGGGAATCTGTCCCAGCAGAGTCAGTATGACTCGGGCAAGCAGGCGCCTCACCCACCGCCACAACCAACGTTACCTTACAACCACTTGTACTCATACCCGAGCTCCAAAGTGCCCACTCCCCCTGGCATGCCCACTCTTCCCGGACACATGGCCATGCACAGGATATGGCCTTCCTCGCACTCTGTAACTGATATTCTGGGGATACGGTCTATTACAGAGCAACAAA TTAGTGACAGTCCATCCTTTTCCAGCGCCAAACTAGAAGAATGGAGCGCTATAAACAGGACTAATTTCCCAGCAGCAAGCTCTCCACTAGTCAGTGGCATGGATAAAGCGCATTTAGAACCTGACGCGAAATACACACAG ACGCCGAATGGCTTGCCCACAGTGAACAGCTATGTCACAGCGCCCAGCATCCCTCCCTACCACCATCCCACCACCCAAGTGTCACCCTACATGGGGTACAGCGCCACCACGTCGGCCTATGTGACCGGACCCACGTGGCAGCCGGCCAGTGGCAGTGCTCTATCTCCCCACAGCTGTGACATCCCCACTCCTCTGGCCTTCAAGAGCATG
- the nkx2.9 gene encoding NK2 transcription factor related, locus 9, with protein sequence MAAPTKFSFSVRSILDLPEQDVEAAPRSSPVYSSCSSSSPYTSWIDCDRSPCMSSDEGSFEASPDSTKPDDSSLDSEPERSKKSKKRRVLFSKAQTLELERRFRQQRYLSGPEREQLARLLSLTPTQVKIWFQNHRYKMKRGRTEGALQDVEIPQPPVLRRVVVPILVRDGKPFHTCLIDTERAGCLPPPSQAVPFPLGYPSPLQHPSTVALPPRYHHQHIPPAGTASRFAWRDFWSDSVHFSAFK encoded by the exons ATGGCTGCACCGACCAAGTTCAGTTTTTCCGTCAGGAGCATCCTGGATCTGCCTGAGCAGGATGTGGAGGCAGCGCCGCGGTCCTCCCCGGTttactcctcctgctcctccagctctccatACACCTCCTGGATCGACTGTGATCGGAGTCCTTGCATGT CTTCCGATGAAGGCAGTTTCGAGGCCTCTCCTGATTCCACCAAACCGGATGACTCGTCCTTAGACTCGGAGCCGGAGAGGAGCAAAAAAAGCAAGAAGCGCCGCGTCCTGTTCTCAAAGGCCCAGACCCTGGAGTTGGAGAGGCGCTTCCGCCAGCAGCGCTATCTCTCCGGCCCGGAGAGGGAGCAACTGGCGCGTCTCCTCAGCCTCACCCCTACCCAGGTGAAGATCTGGTTCCAGAACCACCGTTACAAGATGAAGAGAGGCCGAACAGAAGGAGCGCTGCAGGATGTGGAAATACCGCAACCGCCGGTGCTGCGCAGGGTCGTTGTTCCAATCCTGGTCCGGGACGGGAAACCTTTTCACACCTGTCTAATTGACACGGAGAGGGCAGGCTGCttacctcctccttctcaggCGGTCCCCTTCCCTTTAGGATACCCATCGCCTCTTCAGCATCCCTCCACGGTCGCTCTGCCTCCAAGGTACCACCACCAGCACATCCCACCAGCCGGGACGGCTTCTAGATTTGCCTGGAGGGACTTTTGGAGCGACTCAGTGCATTTCAGTGCTTTCAAGTGA
- the nkx2.1 gene encoding homeobox protein Nkx-2.1, producing MSMSPKHTTPFSVSDILSPLEESYKKVSMENNNLGAPLTSYRQPQVSQAAAMQQHHMGHNGTVSAAYHMTAAGVSQLSHTAMGGYCNGNLGNMGDLPSYQDGMRGSATATGWYGANPDPRFSTISRFMGSSSGMNMGSMGSLSSLADVGKGMGSLSSTPRRKRRVLFSQAQVYELERRFKQQKYLSAPEREHLASMIHLTPTQVKIWFQNHRYKMKRQAKDKASQQQMQQDSGSCQQQQQQQQSPRRVAVPVLVKDGKPCQGSGHTPTSSSAQTHHQQGGNVMIMPNNTSGLGQHQSQQVGSTGHSPDLAPHSSSPPSLQSQVAGLSHLNSPGAEYGSALQCSALLYGRTW from the exons ATGTCGATGAGCCCTAAGCATACGACTCCTTTTTCTGTTTCCGATATCTTGAGTCCCCTTGAGGAGAGCTATAAGAAAGTAAGTATGGAGAATAACAACTTGGGGGCACCTCTCACTTCTTACCGGCAGCCGCAGGTCTCTCAGGCGGCGGCGATGCAGCAGCACCACATGGGCCATAATGGGACTGTGTCTGCGGCTTACCACATGACTGCGGCAGGTGTTTCTCAGCTGTCACACACGGCAATGGGGGGCTACTGTAACGGCAATCTGGGCAACATGGGCGACCTGCCGTCGTACCAGGACGGCATGAGGGGCAGCGCCACGGCCACGGGCTGGTACGGAGCCAACCCCGATCCGCGTTTCTCCACCA tttCTCGCTTCATGGGCTCCTCGTCGGGCATGAATATGGGCAGCATGGGCAGCCTCAGCTCCCTGGCAGATGTTGGTAAAGGTATGGGCTCTCTGTCCAGCACCCCGAGGAGAAAGAGGCGAGTGCTGTTCTCCCAGGCGCAGGTGTACGAGCTGGAGCGACGCTTCAAGCAGCAGAAATACCTGTCGGCGCCCGAGAGGGAACACCTGGCAAGTATGATCCACCTCACCCCGACCCAAGTGAAAATCTGGTTCCAAAATCACCGATACAAGATGAAGAGGCAGGCTAAAGATAAAGCCTCCCAGCAGCAGATGCAGCAAGACAGCGGttcctgccagcagcagcagcagcagcagcagtccccGCGGAGGGTGGCTGTGCCGGTGCTAGTGAAGGACGGCAAGCCGTGCCAAGGTAGCGGCCACACGCCCACATCCTCCTCCGCACAGACACACCACCAGCAAGGGGGCAATGTCATGATCATGCCCAACAATACGTCGGGCCTTGGGCAGCATCAGAGCCAGCAGGTGGGAAGCACGGGTCACTCCCCAGATTTGGCGCCGCACTCCTCCAGTCCGCCCTCGCTGCAGAGCCAAGTGGCCGGCCTCTCCCACCTCAACTCCCCCGGCGCAGAGTACGGCTCGGCCTTGCAGTGTTCGGCCCTGTTATACGGCAGGACGTGGTGA